catagatatatatatatatatatctatgatatctatatataaagattcttgatatatatatatatatatatatatatatatatatatatatatatatatatatatatatatatatatatatatatatatatatataattatatatatataaatatatatttatttatcaagaatctttataaaatatttagttTGCTATGATCtattttaagatacatgtatacaaattttaatttcaatagacgtgtttatttgaagaaaaaaacccccaaaaatgcATGTACGGTACGTACAAGCCCTGAACAAGAAAAGAAAGTCATACTTTTTAGTGGCATAATCACCAAGACCAAAACTATCTTATATACTTGAGTTCAAGTATGATTCTGCATGCAATATTGAATTCAATAAACTAtacaaaatacaattaattgaaataataaGATTTATGTGCTTTGAATCTAAAATCAATTGATAAATGCCAAAGTTCAATTTCATAATAATTGTTACACTGGATTGCAATTAGAAGTTTGACAaagcattttcattttcaattgtaCTGTATTCATTTTGATCATAttacataaatgtacatatgcAGATAAGTACACTAAATCATAACAAGAAGAAACTCATATATACATTCAAGCAAAGCAAATAAATGTTGCAatttaaatgatgtaaaattaatgaaaacatttaGGCCTTCAGTTCAAGTCTTGTATTGTTTCCTTTTTTGTGATGTTATCATATTTCTAACAGCATGCTTTATCTTGGACCAGTCATGTTTTGAAAGTATTGGTTCTTTGGCAATTGCATTTAAACAGGCTAATCGACCAGGTGTTTGTCCAGATTTGAAATATTCAGAAAACTGGCGCTCAATGGCATTCTTCTCACTACTTAACCAATGATGCCGTCCTCCATTGCTGCTAGTACCTTAAATATGAAATCAAAGTATGAGTATTTCAAagacaaaatttcatatttaatatgtctgtccatctgtctgtctgtaatgTGTTGTAacagaaaaagaagaaatatgaCGGTCCAGACCAGGATTCAAACCCATGACACCTGAATCTATTCAACTGAAACATCTATCCACAGGCATTCAAATTCTAGTCTGGTCTGTCATCTCTTTTTCTGTTACATTTGAACAGGACTGACTGTCACATTCCATCCCCTATAAATTGATCTTCACTCTAGAAGATAAACCTAGGTTATTTCTCTGGTAAGAgttcacctgtcagttccaggggttggtcacggcatcaaatgtaaatgaaaatataacagACCAGACCAGGCTTTGAACCAGGgacccctgaatctctagttaGGCGCTCAGCcaaactgagctatctggccaCCAGCAAACAAACCAGTCTGACAGTCATAATGTTATGTAATAGATGCATATCAACAAAACGGTCTAATATTTTGGAAATGGTTCTCCAAAACCATGTAAAGTTATGTGTAATTAAGACAATTGataaatgaagataaaaaattgatatttctcAAAATTTACCTTTCTTTTGAGTgccttttctcttttttaatgatatacaaGGGTCAGAGAATTCATAAACATCTTCATCCAACTCTTCATCCTCCATttcaacatcatcatcatcatcatcatcatcatcatcagacTTGTACTCGTCATCTTCTTGGATATCAACTTCagctacaaattttgacaatatgtatattgataaatttttgtCACTAGTAGAGAActgtttttgtctctcattacactaattgttttattactaaCAGAGGTGTATATATTAGTGATGTCACAAGTAGTCCTGTACTCGACTATCACTTAGACATACAGATGATGGACTAAATTTTTCTTAGTCGATTACTTGTTTATAAGTAAAATCATGATGCCAAACATCTGAAACCAATGTCATAAAGCAAGGTTGTGTTCAATTTTCAAAGTGTAGAGcaggaaaatgaaaatacaagTGCATTTGATTAGTCTGTGTtaccattttattttctaacgCTGTCATTTTGATGTAATTTACTAGTAAATAGTGGCGATTATATATCCTGAGTTGGCAAATTAAATGGATaatgtgcatgcatgtattcaagagatttacatgtgtatttcttCTGATGTAATCAATTTAGTTCATTACAGAAATAAATTTATGTTTGTtcaagtttacattttaaaaaatcaaaaattactTGACTATTGCTCGACCAAAGACCCAAATTAATCGGGTAAGCTCTCTGagtaaaattgacatccctGGTATATCTGTATTTGTGAACACATGAAATTATTACCTGCATTATCAAACTCGATCTCATCGAAATCCTTGTTTTTGTACTTGGCAATCTCACCAGTGTTGATTAAGTGTAGAACTTTGGCAACTTTGGCCAACTCAAGTGTAGAGTCTGGTAAACGATAAAATTCTCTATGGATTCTTATGTCGTGTCCCATGAATTTTGCAAGAATATCTTGGTTGGATTCGCTGAGTTCCAACACCTGACACATTGTTGCCAGGTGTTTTCTCAATTTGGTGGAAGTCAAGAGCTTGGGACATTTAGCACCACAGTTTACTGAACATTTTCTTAAACAGTCTGATCCTCTAATCGGTTTTGAATTTCTAGgtttaatgaaaatgaactCAGAGTCTATTTTCAAAGCCTTTCTAGCTTTCAGTAGAATTGTCACTAAATCTTTCAAAGTGCTTGTGAGAAGAATTGGTACTTTTGATCCTCTTTTTCCCTTGATTTCAATTCTTGTGTGGCTCTTTACATAGCTCATTTTCGAATTTGGACAAAGATTTTTCAATCTCCTTGTTCAAGGGTTTGTTGGTCAGTCCTTCGTTGTACTGGTTGATTGTTATACGAGCAGCCTCACCGCTTCTCTTTCTGTTAAATAATATGATCTGAGCCAAACAGACTTCCGCGAGCTCCGAGTATTTGGTTTCATCGACTCCATTCTTCAAACTTTCTTTCAGGGATGCAGCACTTGTACAGAGGTAGCTATTTAAAAGAACTACATCCTCTGCCAAAGGAACTAGTAGTGGCTTGTTAAATTTTTCATCATGCAGAGTTGCTAAGGCATGGGCAGATATTCTTTCTTCCCAGTCACTCTGATATAAAGTCAGAAAATTGTCCGCAATTTTTCTGTCAGCATCATTCTCTTCTATTATGGCTTTTGTCTTTAAGATCTTGGCACATTTACTTAAGCTATGACCTAGCTTTAAAGGAAGTGAGGGAGTCTtgtaggtatttttttttcatcaaggcCAGCTAAAGTTTTTATACCATGAATAAGGGTGTCCCAATTGATTGGATTAATTGCAGTCCTTATTGATGTTATTTCTGTTTGATCTGACTTCAACTGAATAAGCAGCCTCCTCAATTCTCTCAGTCTTTGGGAAATGTACTGGTGTTGATGGAGATTGGCTCCATTTTTCTCATATAGCCTTTCTGCAAACTGCAGAACTAGAGGGTCCTTTTGGATTTCAAGTTTTACAGCATCATCTctcattttgatgaaaatgttctCATAGAATCCTTTGCTAGTTCCGACAATTGGTAGGAGAAGTTTTCCCATCTGAATTGGGTTTGCTTTACTTCTTTTTTCACTACTCTTCAGTTCACAGTTTTTTTGGTATTTCCATGGGTCTGTTTTCTTGTAGGAACCTAAACAGAATTCGCAGGGTGCATAAGATGAAAAACAATTCTCAGGTTCTGGATTGTTTGTTGTATTTCTTGGCCTGTATTTTGGTACTTTCTCTCCATTACCATTCTTCATAACATCATAGTTGTGCTTGTAGTTTCCTTTATTAACAATCTCTTTCCACAATGTTTTCCTTTCCTTGCTCTTTTTTGGAAATGATAGAATTTTAGCTATTtccatttctttgttatgcactTGAATCAAATGTCTAGAAATTCTACTATATGGTTTCTCGcaataataacaaatattttgttttgcacTACGCCCTTTTGTTGTTTGTCTAGCCATCTGAAGcaaaattttgttgttacatgtaacaCCAATGTTGGGAACGACGActtcattttcaaaatcatcatcATTGTCATCATCTTCTTCACTGGTTCCAGGGATCCAATCCTGTGCAATGTCCTGTTTGTTCTTTTCACGCATTCCAACAACAAATGCTCCAACTAAATCTTCAGTTTCTGTTATATCATTATCTTCATTGTTTTTTccatcatcatcttcatcgCTTTTCCCTGGAATCCAGCCTGGGTCTTCCATATTCTCATCACTGTCATCATAAGCATAGGCACCATCCTCTTCATAACACTGCATTTCTTCACTATCCTCTCCAATGTCACCATCATCTTTCTTGGGAATCCAGGCAGAGTTTTCATTATTTGGTGTGTCTTCATTAGCCCTTTTTTCAACATCACCTGCAGCTACAAAATCAAAtccattcattttattttcaatttattttcctGCTTATGTCTCATCAGATATTCTGTCTCAATAATTATACTGCTTGATGGTATTTTCAGATGTCTAACTTATTTTAATCACCGTtaactaaataatataaatactgtagatgcagaaatattcgttggggatttaattttgttattatcgttggtacagtaccgatcagacccaacctaacaccatagtaaaccccaactaaatcCCGGGGTTACACTGGCTCTGCTTTGGGTATTGGGAATTGCTCTTGGGGTCAACTGcgtgcactgaagtgtgaagcagaatGGTCATTTATCGTACTACCTTTAATTCCTGCCCCATGTTTATTCTGAATACACAGTTAGCTTCAgcttcaggggtatacttctgatcggattttactctctgtgtccactctgggtttactttagGTTTTAGGACAGACCCTTATATAACCCGAATTGATTTTTCAAAGATGAAAGACGATGATGCAATGTTGTGTTAtgcggttattgtgaccttgagcaatacaatttagtatgtcatttcttatataaatttaactgttttgatgtaaagtttcactgaaataaaccttgaaataattttttagctctaaataatttttcttagagcttattttcttgattaaatagaaatactgatcagaagaattgaataatcaagtttgttgacatacacaaagttgggaatgctcgttagtttgaattgactcgaatgaggaacagttgttgatgttttataaaacaaacactaggccTAGCCTAATGATAGCCCAATAgaaatagtgaataaggatgcttactgctggtggaataaaagtctagtaaacattatttcggtaagttcttgtatatgaACACAACCTTCTTTGCGTCGTtaggatgaactccttgatagttaacataatttgcagttttataaactacacaaagcaaattgaaagttggaaagGGGCTaaacttataaataaaatcttgacaaacaagaaaaaagggtcttttggttacggttatgtataactttgcaaagaAGTGGGGGGAGGGTGCTAAGCTCCCCCCTCCCCGGTTCCGACGTCTGTGCTgtaaatttttgacaaaatccgttttatatcaatttttgtagtagatatagttatttTGAAAGTATTAGCAAAATCTTCTAACTTCAAGATGGGTctctgaagcgttgaagcgaggggctgtgtcaaaaatagttcggaccggaagtattttataaagcatcacccgtttgaaATAGCAGAGGTTTATCACatgggtaatatacaccacacgtatgaaataaaaagaatttacagTACTTGAGAGACTATGATATGACGAAATAAATGCCAACAAAATTCTATTTGGttcaaaaaaataacaaaattttaaccCAACAAATTTATTTGCTTCTACAGTACAACTAGTATTTTACTGTTTACAATCAATGtataaaaatcaacagtttgttgttttgtttattttgataatctcTCTCATCTGGATAATCAGAGAACTCACATTGTATATATCTTGTATCATATCTTAcgaaatatttcatacaatagTGCATTATATGATACAAGACAATACTgaatcataggatacaatacaatatcatattatacaatacaatatcatactttacaaaacaaataagttcttGTATTTACTATGCTCATATGTTTATGATGTGGTCAAAGATTTTCCTAATTCAATGTCATTAAGGTGAACTTATATACAACATACCTAAATAGTCTGATGGGGAGTGAAGCTTCTGCTCAGCTATACAATCCATCAGCCAAGACAATGTTGTCGTTGAAATACCATAGATTTGTTTACAACCTGAATTTAAAGGAAATGATTAGTGAACTACAGACCCAAATCTGTAACGAATATCACAATGATTGACAAGGAAAATATGTAGCTGTACcaaatcttgtattttaaaaGGTGTACTACTTACAGCAAAAGTACTTAAAATCTAGCTCAGAAACATCCTCCATTGTTTCCTCCGATGTTAACATGACAGCATTTGACAAGTTTGGGCTTAATGAATTCAATAATTGTCCTCCACTACAGTAAATGAGGTCCTCAACTTCCTCTGTAAAAGAACAATAGCTGCATAAATGTTGTAAAGTCAATTTGTATATCTTGAGGTGGCTTTATATACCTagagctatttttttttcaaatcaattaaCTGAATACTTCTTGATTATGAACAATTGTATGATACTTGAACTCTGTATAATTGGTTAAATGGCccaatatttgaaatacatgagTGTTTAATATGCATTCTGTGATCAGCATCAATGTACTTCATGTATAGAGCCATCAAGTACTTGGGATGAATTACTTTGCAACAAATGTCAAACAACAGATTATTTGCGAAAGTAAGTGCCAACTTAGTGAGTCACATGTCTCTCAACCTTGCTATTTTAGTCCCAGATAATATCATGAAGCTAAATGACAGAGGGTCAGCAATATCTGGTCATTAACAAATTACCTATTCTAGTATCAATACATTTATCTAGGGGTAAGTTACTCTAACATCGTACTcagtaaaacatgtttatagCAAAGTGCAATGGACAaccaaaaaatgtaatttgttatGACCTTTGCAATTCTAATGAGTTTAAgaattaatgaaaatcaaaCTTGATTCATCATAAGCATTCATTTGCTGAAAGCATATAATTATCCACATATGCATTTGTAATAACTTTGATGTTGGACCTGCTCCAAACACCTATAACCAAGCTCGAACGCTGATGCCAGTGGTAAAGCATAAGTAAGCTTCCCCCGATTTCAtcttaataaacaaataaaatcttatatcGTAGTATTACCTACCCCTGGATATTTTTGATCTTTCATTAAATCCATGTAGATATATGGACATTGCCTGCAAAACTCCTGTTGCTGCCTCTGATGCTGACATTGGATTCCTTGGTCCAATAGCTTCTTCTCCAGAAACTGTATCTCCTCGAATCACATATTTCTCCTAAAATTAGTATAAAGAAAAatctgaaatcaaaatatttaacttcaaaGGGGTGCCAGATATATAAAATCAGAGAATGAgtgttgattattttttatcataccTCAGGCAGCAAAAATCCTGCTTCTAACGACTTGTACAACCATTCACTACTCAATACCCAACATCCATGTGCAATGCCttgaatatatttcattgttcGATCACAGATAAAGTTTTTGCtatctgaaaaagaaatatggaaAGATACAAAAAACTTTTCCATAAATAGGGAAacagaatattattttttcgtaaaaaaggaaaataaaatattttctgttacataaaaatgattaattgctccaattttgatttagaacCCTCAGTGATACCTGTTATCATGACAACATGAGTAATGGTCTTGCTGAATTTCATATGACGTTTTGCCACTTCCTTGAAAAATCGGAAAAACTTGCAAATTTCTCTCTGCAAAAGGAGAGCACAATGTCattaaacaattttactttctttccttcttttttttttttgaaatgtgcATACTaatcttggtttaaaaaaaataaattgagaggcccaggggccacatagCTCACAGAGCAACAATTGTCTctggaatacatgtacatgtaggtgagCTAAATGACAAGctaaataatttatacattaCATTACACATAACTTACAATAAGGCTTGGAGTAATGCTAAATCTAATGGTAATGCAATGCATTGCATGTTTTtgaagtaatgctagtaatgtgtaatgccaaaattttaacatttagttACAAGATATAGTATTATCATGCATTACTTTCccaaatctagtgtaatgctgatATTGAAAGGCATTTCTTTCCATCactatgcttatttatttttaactatGAAAAATGTgtgtcaacaacaaaaatgtcctcaggataatctaagtatcaaaacaatctattgttttaaaaagtgctAAAAACCCCCATCCCATTCTGCTGGCTGTGTTTAAGAGTATAAAAGACAGaaatgcacctttaaaagcaaaaatgaaTGCATTGTTCAACCATAATCTCTGGAAGCTTGAAAATCACTTCCAACATTAAAtccaatctctctctctcctctctctctctctctctctctctctctctctctctctctctctctctctctctctctctctctcaataagtTACTGTCGTTTTATACTTTACAGTCTAAAATGTAAAGCTACTGTAGCATATCAATGTTACTTGTTTCTATGGGAAAATGTATGTATGCATGCATGTTTCCATATTGAATACACACTTAGTTTTGTGATCTATGTGTTCTTTTGATAGTGTGTATGTGAAGTGTTCAGTTGAATGTGTGTAAAATGTGTGCATGCATAATTGGAAATTCATTAATTACATGTTTGCCTGATATCtacaaatgatacatgtaagtacatgcatatgtatttAAACTAGAAATCCTGATTAATtctaaatattcattattaaattaaatggtAATGTTGAAAGaaatatctctctttctctctcaataTATTGGTGTTGTAAATTTAGTACAGAGTTTGGAccaatagaaaatacaagattcaagtatttgttcattttctgcATGAACACTTCATATATCCTATAACTATAAAGAGAAAGACTGTCAAGTAGAGTATCTTTCAGTCTTAGCTTCCATTGCTCTTgttgctagcgctctcgagcgcaagcaactacgttagtccttttcactggaatacgcatgctcgactccaaagtaggggattctgggaatactgtactactgtagataaactgtaccatttgaatttcgttttatcatcgtcaagtgaagttttgtgtttcatcgttaatgtcaaaaagtaacagtagcttcggtcttataatgcaaagttattttcaatattataataaataacatgtaCTAGCTAGCCTTATCTTAAATTCATTCAAGCTCGGAAGACAACTTCAGATATGTTTTCCAAGCTTGccagaaaggcccgagaagatacgattgctacaaaacaggAGTACCAATGGTATCTGAAAATTttcacctcgaaattgaaattacagtagatacataatgattaaggcacagccaatgagctatgccattgccgatgtgTAGCCCACCCCctccagcacaattccagtacaccaGTGTGCCTTTCTATCGTTAATTAATCGATTTagaaatttaaaccaatgttttagaaatctacatctgtgttttatgattgctacagcgctagctcaccaatcttttttaaaagataaacttgttgaagtttatttaataaatagcTGTGGGAGGTTTTTCAAACCTcacaggatgcagttaaaagtaGAACCTTTGAAACTTCAATGATCATTAAGTACAACAGCAATCTTGtttaagtcattaaatttgaacctgatagtgaacatgaacctgtaaatatgtttaagtgtgttttatatttgaaatatttgaaaaactcTTTAATTATTGTATAGTAGGAATTTAGCTCGAGGAGTTAATTTTCTTCGTGGAACCATAGCAATTATTTcctttgaaacataaatttgtcctatatacgagtacaaacaaaagaaaacaaagcaTGTATATACTTCCTTTAAACAATGATGTTGGCCTATGTGTTTTCCCCTTAGGACAATTTTTAGTTTGCAAGCGTGTTATcctatttaaattaaacatgcAAATGTAAGGggatcgtgaatgacaaacatAATACGTACACTTACTACAcgaatatatttcaaattaaccaCTGTTAAGCATATACAAAATCCAGATGGATATGTTATTAAGCAAACAATAATGGCCACCTAATTTCATGCGGATGTGCGAAATGAGGCCGGTTTCACTCTTCCTTCaccaatattcatgaaatggcATTGCTTTTCTGccagaaaataaacaattaaattcttTATCTTTGTAAcaagatggaattcaccattgtaattttcAGAATATAGGGAACTTTTATAAGTAAAcaaacacatgcattttcacTGTCATCCAAAACTGACAAAAATTATAGCATGTATAGCTTTATGTGGTCTATCATAATAGCCAACTGTAGCTATAGCTTAAATTATTAGTAAGCTGGAAAAACTGCATGATCCACCAACAGACTTTGAATTAGCAGACATGTTTTCATTTTGGGGTCTTTTCCTCAACTTATGGATTTGACTAAATCTAATAAGGCATACATAAGACAATTCATTCTTTTATGACTTCTTTAAATACAATTATCAAATTATCCACAAGAATTGTGCAAAACCTTTTCTTATTATGCACATTGTTCAAACTTCCTATtacataaacttttaaaaagaactgCAGTAATCAAACATGACACTTTACAGGTACCCAAGCCACGTGCGGTAATACGCGACTAAATTCTGTCTGCCCAGTACTATTGGTAAATTTCAAAGCAATTTGACGGCTCAGAGTGTTTATACAAACTACTCATGAGTATCTGGCATGTGAAAAGGTGTGAAACTCAATTGATTAtgcaaattaataatttattttgttgttgtctGGTTTAGatctgcaaacattattacttttaagcaTTTTGATTATTAACACATGAATTACAATGACTTTTcgaaaatttcttcatttttggGGGGTGCATATTATACACGGGAGAAGCATGCAGTCATTTCAGCATTTGAACCCAACTTTGGGGTGCGTATTATATGTTGGTGCATATCATACTTGAGACTTTAAGGTAAATAGATCAACTGACATTTTCAGAAAATCTTCAAATGCATAAAACATATCCTAATCTActgcaaaatttcaaaaaaacttttattaaatgattttttaagaaatttacCTTTTCTGCCAGAGTGGACTTGCCCGACACTATTATATGAATGTCATCAAGCTGACTACCAGTAGTTCCATTGTCTTCTTCTGCTACGCAAGAACAAGGGCCttgaattaaaatttagtaCTTTATAATCAATGGTGGGGTGATTTACCTTTAATTTCAGTTGATTCAtataacatattacatgtaataggtCTTCCACCAATCCTCTTCACCATATTAACGTGAAAAAAGGACAAAATGTCTTATATGGTTAacagaagtacatgtatcacaagagttttataaataaactaatATTGTACATACCAGCAACTTGTCCACAGGAAGAGCTATTGAGGAATGGTGGGTCAATGCAAGAGGTGTCTTCCACCTGAATATCCTCTTTACctttattgaaaagaaaaaaggacAAAATGTCTTATATGGTTATCCGAAGTACATGCATCACAAgagttttattaataaattaatatattgtacATACCAGCAACTTGTCCACAGGAAGCGCTATTGAGGAATGGTGGGTCGATTCGAGAAGTGTCTTCCACCTGAGTATCCTCTTCATCTTTATTGAAGAGAAATAAGAACAAAATGTCTTAAATATTAAACGGATGTACATGAATCATAAgagttttattaataaactaaTATATTGTACATACCAGCAACTTGTCCACAGGAAGCGCTATTGAGGAATGGTGGGTCATTGCAAGAAGTGTCTTCCACCTGAATATCCTCTTTACctttattgaaaagaaaaaaggacAAATTTAATGACTAATATGGTTAacagaagtacatgtatcacaagaGTTTAATTGATAAACTGATATTGTACATACCAGCAACTTGTCCACAGGAAGCGCTATTGAGGAATGGTGGGTCAATGCGAGAAGTGTCTTCCATCTGAATATCATCGTCAGCTTTATTGAAGAGAAAAAAGGACAAAGTGTCTTATATGGTTTAcagattgaaatacatgtatcacaagagttttattgattaactgatACTGTACATACCAGCAACTTGTCCACCGGAAGTGCTATTGAGGAACGGTGGGTCAATGCGAGAAGTGTCTTCCAACTGAGTATCCTCTCCATCTTTATTGACGAGAAAAAAAGGACAAAATGTGTAATATGGTTTACAGAAGAACATGTAGCACAAGAGTTTTATTGATAAACTAGTATTGTACATACCAGCAACTTGTCCACAGGAAGCGCTATTGAGGAATGATGGGTCGATTCGAGAAGTGTCCTCCATCTCAATATCATCTTCAGCTTTATTGAAGAGAAAAAAGGACATAATGTCTTATATGGTTAACAGAAGTGCATGTATCACaagagttttataaataaactaatATTGTACATACCAGCAACTTGTCCACAGGAAGAGCTATTGAGGAATGGTGGGTCAATGCGAGAGGTGTCTTCCACCTGAATATCCTCTTTACctttattgaaaagaaaaaaggacAAAGTGTCTTATATGGTTAacagaagtacatgtatcacaagaGTTTTATCGATAAACTGATAATGTACATACCAGCAACTTGTCCACAGGAAGCGCTATTGAGGAATGGTGGGTCAATTCGAGAAGTGTCTTCCATCTCAATATCATCTTCACCTTTATTGAAGAGAAAAAAGGACAAAGTGTCTTATATGGTTAacagaagtacatgtatcacaagaGTTTTATTGAT
The window above is part of the Magallana gigas chromosome 10, xbMagGiga1.1, whole genome shotgun sequence genome. Proteins encoded here:
- the LOC117680373 gene encoding uncharacterized protein isoform X7, with the translated sequence MEDTSRIDPPFLNSASCGQVAGKEDIQVEDTSRIDPPFLNSSSCGQVAAEDDIEMEDTSRIDPSFLNSASCGQVADGEDTQLEDTSRIDPPFLNSTSGGQVAADDDIQMEDTSRIDPPFLNSASCGQVAGKEDIQVEDTSCNDPPFLNSASCGQVADEEDTQVEDTSRIDPPFLNSASCGQVAAEEDNGTTGSQLDDIHIIVSGKSTLAEKREICKFFRFFKEVAKRHMKFSKTITHVVMITDSKNFICDRTMKYIQGIAHGCWVLSSEWLYKSLEAGFLLPEEKYVIRGDTVSGEEAIGPRNPMSASEAATGVLQAMSIYLHGFNERSKISREEVEDLIYCSGGQLLNSLSPNLSNAVMLTSEETMEDVSELDFKYFCCCKQIYGISTTTLSWLMDCIAEQKLHSPSDYLAAGDVEKRANEDTPNNENSAWIPKKDDGDIGEDSEEMQCYEEDGAYAYDDSDENMEDPGWIPGKSDEDDDGKNNEDNDITETEDLVGAFVVGMREKNKQDIAQDWIPGTSEEDDDNDDDFENEVVVPNIGVTCNNKILLQMARQTTKGRSAKQNICYYCEKPYSRISRHLIQVHNKEMEIAKILSFPKKSKERKTLWKEIVNKGNYKHNYDVMKNGNGEKVPKYRPRNTTNNPEPENCFSSYAPCEFCLGSYKKTDPWKYQKNCELKSSEKRSKANPIQMGKLLLPIVGTSKGFYENIFIKMRDDAVKLEIQKDPLVLQFAERLYEKNGANLHQHQYISQRLRELRRLLIQLKSDQTEITSIRTAINPINWDTLIHGIKTLAGLDEKKIPTRLPHFL
- the LOC117680373 gene encoding uncharacterized protein isoform X6; the protein is MEDTSRIDPPFLNSASCGQVAGKEDIQVEDTSRIDPPFLNSSSCGQVADGEDTQLEDTSRIDPPFLNSTSGGQVAADDDIQMEDTSRIDPPFLNSASCGQVAGKEDIQVEDTSCNDPPFLNSASCGQVADEEDTQVEDTSRIDPPFLNSASCGQVAGKEDIQVEDTSCIDPPFLNSSSCGQVAGPCSCVAEEDNGTTGSQLDDIHIIVSGKSTLAEKREICKFFRFFKEVAKRHMKFSKTITHVVMITDSKNFICDRTMKYIQGIAHGCWVLSSEWLYKSLEAGFLLPEEKYVIRGDTVSGEEAIGPRNPMSASEAATGVLQAMSIYLHGFNERSKISREEVEDLIYCSGGQLLNSLSPNLSNAVMLTSEETMEDVSELDFKYFCCCKQIYGISTTTLSWLMDCIAEQKLHSPSDYLAAGDVEKRANEDTPNNENSAWIPKKDDGDIGEDSEEMQCYEEDGAYAYDDSDENMEDPGWIPGKSDEDDDGKNNEDNDITETEDLVGAFVVGMREKNKQDIAQDWIPGTSEEDDDNDDDFENEVVVPNIGVTCNNKILLQMARQTTKGRSAKQNICYYCEKPYSRISRHLIQVHNKEMEIAKILSFPKKSKERKTLWKEIVNKGNYKHNYDVMKNGNGEKVPKYRPRNTTNNPEPENCFSSYAPCEFCLGSYKKTDPWKYQKNCELKSSEKRSKANPIQMGKLLLPIVGTSKGFYENIFIKMRDDAVKLEIQKDPLVLQFAERLYEKNGANLHQHQYISQRLRELRRLLIQLKSDQTEITSIRTAINPINWDTLIHGIKTLAGLDEKKIPTRLPHFL
- the LOC117680373 gene encoding uncharacterized protein isoform X10, producing the protein MEDTSRIDPPFLNSASCGQVAGKEDIQVEDTSRIDPPFLNSSSCGQVAAEDDIEMEDTSRIDPSFLNSASCGQVADGEDTQLEDTSRIDPPFLNSTSGGQVAADDDIQMEDTSRIDPPFLNSASCGQVAGKEDIQVEDTSCIDPPFLNSSSCGQVAAEEDNGTTGSQLDDIHIIVSGKSTLAEKREICKFFRFFKEVAKRHMKFSKTITHVVMITDSKNFICDRTMKYIQGIAHGCWVLSSEWLYKSLEAGFLLPEEKYVIRGDTVSGEEAIGPRNPMSASEAATGVLQAMSIYLHGFNERSKISREEVEDLIYCSGGQLLNSLSPNLSNAVMLTSEETMEDVSELDFKYFCCCKQIYGISTTTLSWLMDCIAEQKLHSPSDYLAAGDVEKRANEDTPNNENSAWIPKKDDGDIGEDSEEMQCYEEDGAYAYDDSDENMEDPGWIPGKSDEDDDGKNNEDNDITETEDLVGAFVVGMREKNKQDIAQDWIPGTSEEDDDNDDDFENEVVVPNIGVTCNNKILLQMARQTTKGRSAKQNICYYCEKPYSRISRHLIQVHNKEMEIAKILSFPKKSKERKTLWKEIVNKGNYKHNYDVMKNGNGEKVPKYRPRNTTNNPEPENCFSSYAPCEFCLGSYKKTDPWKYQKNCELKSSEKRSKANPIQMGKLLLPIVGTSKGFYENIFIKMRDDAVKLEIQKDPLVLQFAERLYEKNGANLHQHQYISQRLRELRRLLIQLKSDQTEITSIRTAINPINWDTLIHGIKTLAGLDEKKIPTRLPHFL